The proteins below come from a single Tribolium castaneum strain GA2 chromosome 9, icTriCast1.1, whole genome shotgun sequence genomic window:
- the LOC100141623 gene encoding monocarboxylate transporter 7 — protein METPKPKLEKYQLVAPDGGWGYVVAAALTLMISVTIIPMSSFGLIFGRFLASIGDETTGTTLANGIFNTCFNITGLAANNLLQKYTYRTVALAGALVFFIGSFATIFVTTLPQMVLSFGVIQGLGMGLMFPAFFTALNSYFDRKLNIVNAVAQAFMVVAGMSFPFVGQFFMEKFGFRGSVALISGLSVHCILAAFTLQPVEWHLIKQKITLEQEELLGLDDGKYVMPKPRASIISLGDRAVSVTTLNKPQAKKSNFLQNLAKSMDLAMFKDPVYVNISLGLSLGFTADVAFISIIPLVLINAGFNSHETAFFMSIFFAADLCARIFLTVISAATKIKNRYYFLTGSALLVIFRTAFVARNDYYWKLATVASVGFLRAFIQTPLPVVISEQYSENFSTAFSLYMVVCGVVCFIFGPLMSFVKKVTQSDVMVVHLLSLAYLTCVATWTIELIIKRLRKKQDRTQGAKK, from the exons ATGGAAACTCCGAAACCAAAACTCGAAAAGTACCAACTTGTAGCCCCCGACGGGGGCTGGGGCTACGTCGTGGCCGCCGCCCTCACCCTCATGATC AGTGTGACAATCATCCCGATGTCGTCGTTCGGGCTGATTTTCGGCCGGTTTCTGGCCTCGATCGGCGACGAAACCACGGGCACCACCCTCGCCAACGGCATCTTCAACACCTGCTTCAACATCACGGGCCTGGCCGCCAACAACCTCCTccaaaaatacacctaccGAACGGTGGCTTTGGCCGGAGCCTTGGTCTTCTTCATCGGGAGCTTCGCCACGATTTTCGTCACAACCCTCCCGCAAATGGTGCTCTCCTTCGGCGTGATCCAAGGCCTGGGCATGGGGCTGATGTTCCCTGCGTTCTTCACGGCCTTAAACTCGTATTTCGACCGGAAATTGAACATCGTGAACGCCGTGGCCCAGGCCTTTATGGTCGTGGCTGGGATGAGCTTCCCGTTTGTTGGGCAATTTTTTATGGAGAAATTCGGGTTTCGGGGGTCCGTTGCCTTGATTTCCGGACTGAGCGTCCACTGCATACTGGCTGCTTTTACCCTGCAACCAGTCGAgtggcatttgatcaaacaGAAAATTACTCTCGAACAGGAGGAACTCCTAGGGCTTGATGACGGAAAATATGTGATGCCCAAACCAAGAGCCTCTATCATAAGTCTCGGGGATAGAGCCGTTTCCGTAACCACACTCAACAAACCCCAAGCGAAAAAGAGCAACTTTTTGCAGAATTTGGCCAAATCGATGGACTTAGCAATGTTCAAAGACCCGGTTTATGTGAACATTTCTTTAGGATTATCGCTGGGATTCACCGCTGATGTGGCCTTCATCTCAATAATCCCCCTCGTGTTAATCAATGCGGGTTTCAATTCGCACGAAACCGCCTTTTTCATGTCGATTTTTTTCGCCGCTGATTTATGCGCCCGAATTTTCCTAACTGTGATAAGTGCTGCTACGAAAATCAAAAATCGGTACTACTTTCTGACCGGATCGGCCCTTCTAGTGATCTTCCGAACGGCCTTTGTTGCGCGCAATGATTACTACTGGAAGTTGGCAACAGTGGCCTCTGTTGGCTTTTTGAGGGCCTTCATACAAACACCTCTCCCAGTTGTGATATCAGAGCAGTATTCGGAGAATTTCTCGACGGCCTTTTCGCTCTACATGGTTGTGTGTGGGGTCGTTTGTTTCATATTCGGACCCTTGATGA gttttgtgaaaaaagtgACACAGAGCGACGTCATGGTGGTCCATTTATTGAGCCTCGCTTATTTGACTTGTGTCGCAACTTGGACCATCGAACTGATAATTAAAAGACTGAGGAAAAAGCAAGACCGGACACAAGGAGCCAAAAAATAA